A genomic region of Arachis stenosperma cultivar V10309 chromosome 9, arast.V10309.gnm1.PFL2, whole genome shotgun sequence contains the following coding sequences:
- the LOC130949326 gene encoding uncharacterized protein LOC130949326 has translation MCRPQADFFLHRIFWSFYLCIVAFRHCKSLVQVDGTHLYGKYKGALLVGVAQDGNQNIVLIAFAIVEGETADAWEFFLTNLRRYVVTIDGVGIISDCHTSIDAAMARSNGAWSPPRAWHMYCIRHIGSNFLKRFKAPYLHKLVVNTVISTCYYGYYRTEQEYNKNYQRLKEQGEAYTQWCDEIGVERWVLTFDGGHRWGHMTTNLVECINSVLKGARNLPVTALVRSTFYRLNELFTRKSTEAHDRLHNGFTYSEFATKRVE, from the exons ATGTGTCGCCCCCAGGCTGATTTTTTTCTGCACCGCATTTTTTGGAGCTTCTATCTGTGTATTGTAGCATTCAGACACTGCAAGTCACTGGTGCAGGTTGATGGCACGCACCTGTACGGAAAATATAAAGGTGCACTTCTGGTAGGTGTTGCACAGGATGGGAATCAAAACATTGTGCTTATTGCATTTGCGATTGTCGAGGGTGAGACAGCAGACGCGTGGGAGTTTTTCCTAACCAATTTGCGGAGATATGTTGTTACCATTGATGGTGTGGGTATTATTTCTGACTGCCATACCTCTATCGACGCTGCAATGGCTCGCAGTAACGGTGCATGGTCACCACCAAGGGCCTGGCACATGTACTGCATCAGGCACATCGGGTCCAACTTCTTAAAGAGGTTCAAGGCTCCATATTTGCATAAACTCGTGGTCAACACAGTTATTTCAACTTGCTATTATG GCTATTATAGGACGGAGCAGGAGTATAATAAAAACTACCAAAGGCTTAAAGAGCAGGGTGAGGCATATACTCAATGGTGCGATGAGATCGGTGTTGAGAGATGGGTGTTGACATTCGATGGTGGTCATCGTTGGGGACATATGACAACAAACTTGGTAGAGTGTATAAATTCTGTCCTGAAGGGTGCACGCAACCTTCCTGTGACTGCCCTTGTCCGGTCAACTTTCTATCGGCTGAATGAGTTGTTCACTCGGAAGAGTACTGAGGCTCATGACCGTCTCCACAACGGATTCACGTATTCAGAATTTGCAACGAAGAGAGTTGAATAA